A single genomic interval of Alteromonas sp. BL110 harbors:
- a CDS encoding YfgM family protein, with protein sequence MEQFATEEQQVEAIKRFWKEHGTAIIVGAALGLGGLWGWRAYSDAQIENKEAASVAYQNAVETFGTEGSDAKVMAFIEENKDSGYASIASLLAAKQAVDAGDLDAAASHLNSVVTFAESDEMKVLASLRLSRVQIEMNQLDAALSTLSNVTNDAFAAEVSELKGDVYQKQGKFDDARLAYSNALEKNANNPLLQMKLDNLSVSAAQ encoded by the coding sequence ATGGAACAGTTCGCAACAGAAGAACAACAAGTAGAAGCGATTAAGCGTTTTTGGAAAGAGCACGGTACAGCTATTATCGTTGGCGCTGCGCTAGGTTTAGGCGGCCTATGGGGCTGGAGAGCGTATTCTGACGCGCAAATTGAAAATAAAGAAGCTGCATCCGTTGCGTATCAAAATGCGGTAGAAACATTTGGTACCGAAGGAAGTGACGCAAAAGTTATGGCCTTCATCGAAGAAAATAAAGATAGTGGTTATGCTAGCATTGCCAGTCTTCTTGCAGCTAAGCAAGCGGTAGATGCGGGCGATTTAGACGCTGCTGCTTCGCATCTAAATAGCGTTGTTACTTTTGCTGAAAGCGATGAAATGAAGGTGTTAGCGTCGCTTCGTTTGTCTCGGGTGCAAATTGAAATGAACCAGCTTGATGCGGCGTTGTCTACGCTTAGCAATGTTACTAACGACGCATTTGCAGCAGAGGTTTCTGAATTAAAAGGCGATGTGTATCAAAAACAAGGCAAGTTTGACGATGCCCGTTTAGCTTACTCAAATGCGTTAGAAAAAAATGCCAACAATCCGCTTTTACAAATGAAGTTAGATAACCTGTCGGTTTCTGCTGCACAGTAA
- the bamB gene encoding outer membrane protein assembly factor BamB, with protein sequence MFHNTCGRKGRFARTIGMALAVSITMSGCSTISDWFADEEELEIRRLKPIEAKFTPELVWNRDIGDGVDHYFSRLRPVYAYDKLFAADRHGAVVAMEPETGKVLWEKDFAQFRSEGMMSSITKLWQSGETARIGGISVADRHVFIGTENGYVAAMDAETGELVWEATVPGEILAAPAADEGILVVNTGAGSLFGFNTRAGEQMWRHEGDTPPLTLRGISGPIASNGGAIVGTPTGKIQVNLIETGVLAWETVIATPSGATELERIVDIDTTPVLYGGTIYTVSYNGTLAAVELRSGRVIWKREYASFRNLNIDGNKIFVVDNNSNVYALDRRNGVELWSQGALKQRSLTAATPVGEHIVVGDNWGFLHWIEQESGEVVARLDVGGDDEDDAIFAAPLSVDGNIIAVTRNGEVVSVRAPN encoded by the coding sequence TTGTTTCACAACACGTGTGGCCGTAAAGGTCGATTTGCTCGCACGATAGGTATGGCACTGGCAGTGTCTATCACAATGTCTGGCTGTTCTACTATTTCAGACTGGTTTGCAGATGAAGAAGAACTAGAAATTCGTCGTTTAAAGCCGATTGAAGCTAAGTTTACTCCTGAATTAGTGTGGAACCGTGATATTGGTGATGGCGTAGACCATTACTTCTCACGTCTACGCCCTGTATATGCTTATGACAAGCTTTTTGCTGCTGATCGCCACGGCGCCGTGGTCGCGATGGAGCCAGAGACAGGAAAGGTGTTGTGGGAAAAAGACTTCGCACAGTTTCGCTCTGAAGGCATGATGAGCTCAATAACCAAGTTATGGCAAAGTGGTGAAACAGCTCGCATTGGCGGCATTTCTGTTGCAGACAGACATGTATTCATCGGTACTGAAAATGGCTATGTAGCGGCAATGGATGCAGAAACGGGTGAGCTTGTGTGGGAAGCGACGGTTCCTGGAGAAATTCTTGCAGCTCCAGCTGCTGATGAAGGGATCCTTGTGGTAAACACAGGCGCTGGAAGCTTGTTTGGCTTTAATACCCGAGCTGGCGAGCAAATGTGGAGACACGAAGGTGATACGCCTCCATTAACACTTCGCGGTATTTCTGGTCCCATTGCTTCTAACGGTGGCGCTATCGTGGGTACGCCGACAGGTAAGATTCAAGTAAACCTTATTGAAACCGGTGTACTTGCTTGGGAAACAGTTATTGCAACGCCTTCTGGCGCGACAGAGCTAGAACGTATTGTTGATATTGATACTACTCCAGTACTTTATGGCGGAACTATCTACACCGTTTCATATAACGGCACATTGGCCGCGGTAGAACTTCGCTCAGGTCGCGTTATTTGGAAACGTGAATACGCGTCGTTTCGTAATCTAAATATTGATGGCAACAAAATCTTCGTTGTAGATAACAACTCTAACGTTTATGCCCTTGATAGACGAAATGGCGTAGAGTTATGGTCTCAAGGGGCACTTAAACAGCGATCTCTAACGGCTGCGACGCCGGTGGGGGAACATATTGTAGTAGGTGATAATTGGGGCTTCTTACACTGGATAGAACAAGAATCTGGTGAAGTAGTGGCTCGACTGGATGTGGGCGGTGACGATGAAGACGACGCTATATTCGCAGCGCCGCTGAGTGTTGACGGTAATATTATTGCAGTAACAAGAAATGGCGAAGTAGTCTCGGTACGCGCGCCAAACTAG
- the der gene encoding ribosome biogenesis GTPase Der: MLPVVALVGRPNVGKSTLFNRLTNTRDALVADYPGLTRDRKYGQAKFEKRQFIVVDTGGITGDEEGIDAEMAQQSLLAIEEADVVLFLVDARAGMLPADQGIADHLRRINKKVFVVANKVDGIDGDSESAEFYSLGLGEIKQIAAAHGRGVSQLLQDALKPLEADFPDMEIVDEEPEEEEDAETQRQRLQELPIKLAIVGKPNVGKSTLTNRILGEERVVVYDMPGTTRDSVYIPMERDGREYILIDTAGVRKRRRISEAVEKFSIVKTLQAIEEANVVLLVIDAREGITDQDLSLLGFVLNSGRSLVVAVNKWDGLSTDVKDDIKREMDRRLGFVDFARIHFISALHGSGVGNLFESVQEAYMSATKRINTALLTQIMEMAQDDHQPPLVRGRRVKMKYAHAGGYNPPVIVIHGNQVDDLPSSYKRFLMNYFRRALEIMGTPIKIEFREGNNPFEGKKANLTLAQQRKRRRMMSYYKDKK, encoded by the coding sequence ATGTTACCCGTTGTTGCTTTGGTTGGCCGCCCTAATGTTGGCAAATCAACCTTGTTTAATCGCCTTACTAATACCCGCGATGCACTCGTTGCAGACTACCCCGGGTTAACTCGCGACCGTAAATACGGACAAGCGAAGTTTGAAAAGCGCCAGTTCATTGTTGTTGATACCGGCGGTATTACAGGCGATGAAGAGGGCATTGATGCTGAAATGGCACAACAGTCCTTACTCGCTATCGAAGAGGCTGATGTGGTGCTGTTTTTAGTCGATGCGAGAGCAGGTATGCTGCCGGCTGATCAGGGTATTGCCGACCACCTAAGACGCATAAACAAAAAAGTGTTTGTTGTAGCGAATAAAGTTGATGGTATAGACGGCGATAGTGAAAGCGCAGAATTTTACTCGTTAGGTTTAGGTGAGATAAAGCAAATTGCAGCGGCCCATGGTCGAGGCGTTAGCCAATTACTGCAGGACGCACTGAAGCCTTTGGAAGCAGATTTTCCAGACATGGAAATTGTCGACGAAGAGCCTGAGGAAGAAGAAGACGCTGAAACTCAGCGTCAGCGTTTGCAAGAGCTGCCTATTAAACTAGCTATTGTAGGAAAGCCAAACGTAGGTAAATCAACACTAACAAACCGTATTTTAGGTGAAGAGCGCGTTGTTGTGTATGACATGCCGGGGACAACCCGTGACAGCGTCTATATTCCTATGGAAAGGGACGGGCGTGAATACATTCTTATTGATACTGCAGGTGTAAGAAAGCGCAGAAGAATCAGTGAAGCAGTAGAAAAGTTTTCTATTGTAAAAACACTTCAAGCGATTGAAGAAGCAAACGTCGTGTTATTAGTCATCGATGCCAGAGAAGGTATTACCGATCAAGATTTGAGCTTACTCGGTTTTGTTCTGAATTCAGGGCGCTCGTTAGTTGTGGCTGTAAATAAGTGGGATGGGCTAAGCACTGATGTAAAAGACGACATAAAGCGTGAAATGGACCGTCGTTTGGGCTTTGTCGACTTCGCCCGCATCCATTTTATTTCAGCGCTTCATGGCTCTGGCGTGGGTAACCTGTTCGAATCAGTACAAGAAGCCTATATGAGTGCGACTAAACGCATCAACACTGCGCTGCTTACTCAAATTATGGAAATGGCTCAGGACGACCATCAGCCACCGCTTGTTCGCGGTCGTCGGGTGAAAATGAAGTATGCTCATGCAGGGGGCTATAACCCACCTGTTATTGTTATTCACGGCAATCAGGTTGATGACCTTCCGAGCTCTTACAAACGTTTCTTAATGAACTATTTCAGAAGAGCGTTAGAGATTATGGGCACGCCTATCAAGATAGAGTTCAGAGAGGGTAATAACCCGTTTGAAGGTAAAAAAGCTAATTTGACCTTAGCACAGCAGCGCAAACGTCGCCGTATGATGTCCTACTACAAAGACAAAAAGTAG
- the xseA gene encoding exodeoxyribonuclease VII large subunit: MFTNSPSTSRQILTVTKLNRLARTVLEGEIGLIWLSAEISNFVAAASGHWYFTLKDNKAQVRAAMFKGSNRNVRIRPKEGDKILVRASVGLYEARGDYQLVVEHMESDGEGALKQAFEALKLKLNNEGLFDTSNKRPLPERINRIGVITSSSGAALHDVLSVLKRRSPQTEVFVYPSMVQGENAPLQLINALRTANRRAEVDVILLTRGGGSLEDLWCFNDESLAREVAASTLPIVSAVGHEVDFTISDFVADVRAPTPSAAAEILSQDSMALYQTLHQQKQRLARAIHQYLQASKQQLVLKKQRLNALHPQSRIQSQWQTLDRLQLRLTHKMQSDLAKAEKQLNTLASRLNHQSPSANVARAKDKLNYANNKLISGMKALIKGKKNELGSKVGLLQSVSPLSTLARGYSITFSEKTAVNSVEKVEIGEEIKSRVTDGEITSTVTHIQRQ, from the coding sequence ATGTTTACAAATTCGCCATCTACGTCTCGACAAATTTTAACAGTTACCAAGCTTAATCGCCTAGCCAGAACCGTATTGGAGGGTGAGATTGGCCTTATCTGGTTATCCGCCGAAATATCCAATTTTGTTGCGGCAGCATCAGGGCATTGGTACTTCACGCTGAAAGACAATAAAGCCCAAGTACGCGCAGCCATGTTTAAAGGCTCTAATCGCAACGTCCGTATTCGCCCTAAAGAAGGCGATAAAATTTTAGTGCGCGCGTCAGTAGGCCTTTACGAAGCACGCGGCGACTATCAACTTGTGGTTGAACACATGGAAAGCGATGGTGAAGGTGCGCTTAAGCAGGCGTTTGAAGCCCTAAAGCTCAAGCTTAACAATGAAGGATTGTTCGATACTTCTAATAAGCGTCCGTTACCAGAACGTATTAACCGCATCGGTGTAATAACCTCTTCAAGTGGCGCAGCACTTCACGATGTATTAAGTGTATTAAAACGCAGAAGCCCACAAACTGAAGTCTTCGTTTACCCTTCAATGGTACAGGGTGAAAATGCGCCGCTACAGCTTATTAACGCACTGAGAACAGCGAACAGGCGCGCAGAAGTGGACGTAATATTACTTACAAGAGGCGGTGGTTCACTTGAAGACCTGTGGTGTTTTAATGATGAAAGTCTAGCAAGGGAAGTCGCAGCAAGTACCCTGCCCATTGTTAGCGCCGTAGGCCACGAAGTAGATTTTACCATTAGTGATTTCGTGGCTGATGTTCGTGCTCCTACTCCTTCTGCGGCGGCCGAAATTTTAAGCCAAGACTCGATGGCACTTTATCAAACGTTGCATCAGCAAAAGCAACGTTTAGCACGCGCAATACATCAATATCTTCAAGCCAGCAAACAGCAACTCGTTTTAAAGAAGCAGCGGTTAAACGCATTGCACCCACAAAGCCGCATACAGTCGCAATGGCAAACATTAGACCGGCTGCAGCTTCGTTTGACGCATAAAATGCAAAGTGATTTAGCAAAAGCAGAGAAGCAACTGAACACGCTAGCCTCTAGATTAAACCATCAATCGCCATCAGCAAACGTAGCGCGTGCAAAAGATAAACTAAACTATGCGAATAACAAGCTTATCTCTGGTATGAAGGCACTTATTAAAGGCAAGAAAAATGAACTTGGCAGCAAAGTAGGCCTCTTACAATCCGTAAGCCCTCTCTCTACACTTGCCCGCGGGTATAGCATCACGTTTTCCGAAAAAACAGCTGTTAACAGTGTTGAAAAAGTAGAAATAGGTGAAGAGATAAAATCACGAGTGACTGACGGTGAAATAACCAGTACAGTGACACATATTCAGCGCCAGTAG
- the guaB gene encoding IMP dehydrogenase, with amino-acid sequence MLRIIQEALTFDDVLLVPGHSTVLPHTANLQTRLTRGVTLNIPMVSAAMDTVSEARLAIALAQEGGIGFIHKNMKPEEQAKHVREVKKYESGVVSDPVTVDKDATIGEVLALSKRLGYSGFPVTDKDNNLIGIVTGRDLRFEKRLNLPISNVMTKKDDLVTVKEGASSDVVLDLMHEHRIEKILVVDDAFKLTGLITVKDFQKAENKPNACKDSLGRLRVGAAVSVGAGTDERIALLVDAGVDVLLIDTSHGHSQGVIDRVKKVRADYPDVQIIAGNVATGDGAKALADAGVDAVKVGIGPGSICTTRIVTGCGVPQITAVSDAVEALKDTDIPVIADGGIRFSGDIAKALAAGASCVMVGSMLAGTEEAPGEVELFQGRYYKSYRGMGSLGAMDQSHGSSDRYFQDSDNAEKLVPEGIEGRVAYKGPIANIIHQQMGGLRSAMGLTGCATIEEMNTKAQFVRVTSAGMGESHVHDVSITKEAPNYRLG; translated from the coding sequence ATGCTACGTATCATCCAAGAAGCCCTGACGTTCGACGATGTGTTGCTGGTTCCCGGCCACTCGACCGTCCTCCCTCACACTGCAAACTTACAAACCCGTCTAACCCGTGGTGTAACGTTAAATATTCCAATGGTGTCTGCTGCCATGGACACGGTTTCTGAAGCCCGTCTAGCTATTGCGCTAGCCCAAGAGGGTGGTATTGGTTTCATTCACAAAAACATGAAGCCTGAAGAGCAAGCTAAACACGTACGTGAAGTTAAAAAATACGAAAGTGGCGTGGTATCTGACCCGGTGACCGTAGACAAAGATGCAACTATTGGTGAAGTTCTCGCGCTATCTAAGCGTCTCGGTTACTCTGGTTTCCCAGTAACGGACAAAGACAATAACTTAATTGGTATTGTGACAGGCCGTGACCTTCGCTTTGAAAAGCGTTTAAACCTTCCTATTAGCAACGTGATGACCAAAAAGGATGATCTGGTTACCGTAAAAGAAGGCGCAAGCTCTGACGTTGTGCTAGATCTAATGCACGAACACCGCATTGAAAAAATTCTCGTTGTTGACGACGCGTTCAAGCTTACAGGTCTTATCACCGTTAAAGACTTCCAAAAAGCAGAAAACAAGCCAAATGCGTGTAAAGACTCACTAGGTCGTCTTCGCGTAGGAGCGGCGGTAAGCGTTGGTGCTGGTACTGATGAGCGTATCGCCTTACTTGTTGATGCAGGTGTAGATGTTCTACTAATCGATACTTCTCACGGTCATTCGCAAGGCGTTATTGACCGTGTTAAAAAAGTACGTGCTGACTATCCGGATGTACAAATTATTGCGGGTAATGTTGCAACAGGTGATGGTGCAAAGGCACTAGCCGACGCGGGCGTAGATGCAGTTAAAGTAGGTATCGGCCCTGGCTCTATTTGTACTACTCGTATTGTAACCGGTTGTGGTGTACCTCAAATTACTGCGGTATCTGACGCTGTAGAAGCATTAAAAGATACAGATATCCCTGTTATCGCTGATGGCGGTATTCGTTTTTCTGGTGACATCGCCAAGGCCTTAGCTGCTGGCGCAAGCTGCGTGATGGTTGGCAGCATGCTAGCGGGTACTGAAGAAGCGCCTGGGGAAGTTGAGCTTTTCCAAGGTCGTTACTACAAGTCATATCGCGGCATGGGTTCACTAGGCGCTATGGATCAAAGCCATGGTTCATCAGATCGTTATTTCCAAGATTCTGATAACGCCGAAAAACTGGTACCAGAAGGTATTGAAGGCCGCGTAGCGTATAAAGGCCCTATTGCTAATATCATCCACCAGCAAATGGGCGGTCTTCGCTCGGCCATGGGCTTAACAGGCTGCGCTACCATCGAAGAGATGAATACCAAAGCGCAATTTGTGCGCGTGACCTCAGCTGGAATGGGCGAGAGCCACGTACACGATGTAAGCATTACTAAAGAAGCGCCAAACTACCGCTTAGGTTAA